The uncultured Methanomethylovorans sp. genome contains a region encoding:
- a CDS encoding MscL family protein, translated as MGLISEFKEFLYEYKVIPLAIAFIMGIAGTALVKSFVDNIVMPIITPFVPGGAWQTATIAIGPIVLSWGAFLGEVVNFVIIAFVVFFIAKKVLKEEKVTKK; from the coding sequence GAATTTAAGGAATTTCTATATGAATATAAGGTAATACCACTGGCCATTGCTTTTATTATGGGTATTGCAGGCACAGCACTTGTAAAATCATTTGTAGATAACATTGTTATGCCAATAATTACTCCATTTGTTCCCGGAGGCGCATGGCAAACTGCAACAATAGCTATTGGGCCTATTGTTCTCAGTTGGGGCGCATTTTTAGGAGAAGTGGTCAATTTTGTAATTATTGCATTCGTGGTCTTTTTTATTGCAAAGAAGGTGCTGAAAGAGGAAAAGGTTACCAAGAAATAA